Proteins from a genomic interval of Deinococcus misasensis DSM 22328:
- a CDS encoding type II toxin-antitoxin system Phd/YefM family antitoxin encodes MTQVNMHEAKTRLSQLVQDTLNGEEVIIARDGEPLVQLIPIEGVERQSRKKKNQWPKAVMDFKGIPDLTPFEAHREELRQQEDIEL; translated from the coding sequence ATGACCCAGGTGAACATGCATGAAGCCAAAACCCGACTGTCCCAGCTTGTTCAGGACACCCTCAATGGTGAAGAAGTAATCATCGCCAGGGATGGCGAGCCCCTGGTGCAACTCATTCCCATTGAGGGTGTCGAACGGCAAAGCCGCAAAAAGAAAAACCAGTGGCCCAAAGCTGTGATGGACTTCAAAGGCATCCCGGACCTCACCCCCTTTGAGGCCCACCGTGAGGAACTCCGGCAACAGGAAGACATTGAGCTGTGA
- a CDS encoding PIN domain-containing protein — protein sequence MIYLLDTDTLSRWARGEEPVHSKLTGFSPDDLAVSSVTVMEVEYGLALTPGKAKVLRPVLSQFFQVVTVLPFEEKEARATAAVRAALRKQGLPIGPYDVMIAGTALSHGLVLVTSNTREYQRVSGLLVEDWRET from the coding sequence GTGATTTATTTGCTCGACACCGACACCTTGAGCCGCTGGGCCAGAGGGGAAGAACCGGTGCATTCCAAACTGACCGGTTTCTCTCCGGATGACCTAGCGGTGTCCAGTGTTACGGTGATGGAAGTGGAGTACGGATTGGCCCTCACCCCAGGAAAAGCAAAAGTGCTTCGCCCGGTGCTCTCGCAGTTCTTCCAGGTGGTCACGGTGTTGCCCTTTGAAGAAAAAGAAGCGCGGGCCACAGCTGCCGTGCGGGCTGCCCTCAGAAAGCAAGGGTTGCCGATAGGACCTTATGACGTGATGATTGCCGGAACGGCCCTCAGCCATGGTCTGGTGCTGGTCACTTCCAATACCCGGGAATACCAAAGGGTGTCTGGCCTCTTGGTGGAAGACTGGCGGGAAACCTGA